A region from the uncultured Holophaga sp. genome encodes:
- the aroF gene encoding 3-deoxy-7-phosphoheptulonate synthase, translated as MLLILDPNITPEALEALRATLGRLGLSPHVAGEGGSAIGLVGTVSAKAKAELAKLPGVRKLVPVSEPYRLASRVFHPAPTVVQVGSTPVGGRNVVMMAGPCSVESREHILEMARLVKEAGIPVLRGGAYKPRTSPYAFQGLGEKGLEYLKEAGERYGLATVSEVMDASQLPAMLETIDLLQVGARNMQNFTLLSALGKLRKPVLLKRGLSATLQEWLMSAEYIMAGGNDQVILCERGIRTFETATRNTFDVSCVPVLREMTHLPIIVDPSHAIGVRDKVIPLARAGVAAGADGVIVEFHTCPEEALSDGPQALYPEQLEQLTRELEGIAQVIGRSLTGN; from the coding sequence ATGCTGCTGATCCTCGACCCCAACATCACCCCTGAGGCCCTGGAGGCCCTCCGCGCCACCCTGGGCCGGCTGGGGCTGTCCCCCCACGTGGCCGGGGAGGGAGGCAGCGCCATCGGCCTGGTGGGCACCGTGAGCGCCAAGGCCAAGGCGGAACTGGCGAAACTGCCTGGGGTCCGCAAGCTGGTCCCCGTCAGCGAGCCCTACCGTCTGGCCAGCCGGGTCTTCCACCCGGCGCCCACGGTGGTGCAGGTGGGCAGCACCCCCGTGGGGGGTCGGAACGTGGTCATGATGGCGGGCCCCTGCTCTGTGGAAAGCCGGGAGCACATCCTGGAGATGGCGAGGTTGGTGAAGGAAGCCGGCATCCCCGTCCTGCGCGGCGGGGCCTACAAGCCCCGCACCAGCCCCTATGCCTTCCAGGGACTCGGGGAGAAGGGGCTCGAGTATCTCAAGGAGGCCGGCGAACGATACGGCCTCGCCACGGTCAGCGAGGTCATGGATGCCAGCCAGCTCCCGGCCATGCTGGAGACCATTGACCTCCTCCAGGTAGGGGCGCGGAACATGCAGAACTTCACCCTCCTCTCGGCCCTGGGCAAGCTCCGCAAGCCAGTGCTCCTCAAGCGGGGCCTCAGCGCCACCCTCCAGGAGTGGCTGATGTCGGCTGAATACATCATGGCTGGCGGCAACGACCAGGTGATCCTCTGCGAGCGGGGCATCCGCACCTTCGAGACCGCCACCCGCAACACCTTCGATGTGAGCTGTGTGCCCGTCCTGCGGGAGATGACCCACCTTCCCATCATCGTGGACCCCAGCCACGCCATCGGCGTGCGGGACAAGGTCATCCCCCTGGCCCGGGCCGGCGTGGCGGCCGGAGCCGACGGCGTCATCGTGGAGTTCCACACCTGCCCCGAGGAGGCCCTCTCCGACGGCCCCCAGGCCCTCTACCCGGAGCAGCTGGAGCAGCTCACCCGCGAACTGGAGGGCATCGCCCAGGTCATCGGGCGATCTTTGACAGGTAACTGA
- a CDS encoding aminodeoxychorismate/anthranilate synthase component II: protein MILVIDNYDSFTFNLVQLLGGLHPEIKVVRNDAMRPAEILELNPDYLVLSPGPGNPSQAGFLLDIVKACGPRIPTLGVCLGEQAIGQAFGGKVVPAPALVHGKSSPIYHNGEGLFAGLPNPLEVGRYHSLMVDPETLPDCLTPLAHSADGVLQALCHKEHPIQGVQFHPESVLTPQGTQMLRNFLRLYRRREVNA, encoded by the coding sequence ATGATCCTGGTCATCGACAACTACGACTCCTTCACCTTCAACCTGGTCCAACTCCTGGGCGGACTCCACCCCGAGATCAAGGTGGTGCGCAACGACGCCATGCGCCCCGCGGAGATCCTGGAGCTGAACCCTGACTACCTGGTGCTCTCCCCGGGCCCGGGCAATCCCTCCCAGGCGGGCTTCCTTCTCGACATCGTCAAGGCGTGTGGACCCCGCATCCCCACCCTGGGGGTCTGTCTGGGCGAGCAGGCCATCGGCCAGGCCTTCGGGGGCAAGGTGGTGCCCGCCCCCGCCCTGGTCCACGGCAAGTCCAGCCCCATCTACCACAACGGCGAAGGCCTCTTCGCCGGGCTGCCCAACCCCCTGGAGGTGGGCCGTTACCACTCCCTGATGGTCGATCCCGAGACCTTGCCTGATTGCCTGACGCCCCTGGCCCACAGCGCCGACGGCGTCCTCCAGGCCCTCTGCCACAAGGAGCACCCCATCCAGGGTGTCCAGTTCCACCCGGAGTCCGTGCTCACCCCCCAGGGCACCCAGATGCTCCGCAACTTCCTCCGTCTCTACCGCCGCCGTGAGGTGAATGCATGA
- the trpA gene encoding tryptophan synthase subunit alpha: MNFKEFVAQRVASGRKLLVPYLCAGYPTQAHTLPLLHALADAGADFIELGVPFSDPLADGPVLQAASLVALKGGATLAKAIETAGAFHAQRPEVPVALMGYTNPFLNMGAGTLAQKAQAAGVAALLVPDLLPEIWDHLSAPGMPPLVPFAAPNTPDDRLEELGRIGGPFLYAVAVLGVTGTRDTLSDTVPAFLANTKARSGMPVLAGFGVSRPSQAPALAAACDGVIIGSALAKALEGAADPVQAAKDFLTPFRRALDTPKA, from the coding sequence ATGAACTTCAAAGAATTCGTCGCCCAGCGTGTGGCCTCGGGCCGCAAGCTCCTGGTCCCCTACCTCTGCGCGGGCTACCCCACCCAGGCCCACACCCTCCCCCTGCTCCACGCCCTGGCGGATGCCGGCGCGGACTTCATCGAACTGGGGGTGCCCTTCTCCGATCCCCTGGCGGACGGCCCTGTCCTCCAGGCGGCCTCCCTGGTGGCCCTCAAGGGAGGCGCCACCCTGGCCAAGGCCATCGAGACCGCCGGGGCCTTCCATGCGCAGCGTCCGGAGGTCCCCGTCGCCCTCATGGGCTACACCAACCCCTTCCTCAACATGGGCGCCGGGACCCTGGCGCAGAAGGCCCAGGCAGCCGGAGTGGCCGCCCTGCTGGTGCCGGACCTCCTCCCGGAAATCTGGGATCACCTTTCGGCCCCCGGCATGCCGCCCCTGGTGCCCTTTGCCGCCCCCAACACTCCGGATGACCGACTGGAAGAGCTGGGCCGGATCGGCGGGCCCTTCCTCTATGCCGTGGCAGTGCTGGGCGTCACCGGTACCCGGGACACCCTCTCAGACACGGTGCCGGCCTTCCTGGCCAACACCAAGGCCAGGAGCGGCATGCCCGTGCTGGCGGGTTTCGGGGTCTCCCGCCCGTCCCAGGCCCCGGCCCTGGCCGCCGCCTGCGATGGTGTCATCATCGGCAGCGCCCTGGCCAAGGCCCTGGAGGGAGCCGCGGATCCTGTCCAGGCCGCCAAGGACTTCCTGACCCCCTTCCGCAGGGCGCTGGACACCCCCAAGGCCTGA
- a CDS encoding sigma 54-interacting transcriptional regulator, protein MVRGNEEAHSRELEALYAVSQLLSATDMQREALREVLRVLEERLGLIRGTVMLLTMGDEELVVEALGETEVSAAQLATTYRKGEGIQGHVLATGQSEIIPIMAREPRFQDRIHRRGKGKDELSFICVPIQLGSEVLGTLSVDVHSSPRVDLAKTEKFLSIVASMIAGDVQKRRVLRLQREALESENQRLKEALICDYHPQHIVGNSKEMRQVYRRIKQVAASETTVLIRGESGTGKELVASALHYSGSRSDGPLIKVNCAALSENLLESELFGHEKGAFTGAFQARKGRIEEAEGGTLFLDEIGEFSPILQVKLLRVLQEREYESVGSNRTRKANVRIIAATHRDLEAAVAEGSFRRDFYYRINVFPIYLPPLRTRKSDILLLANHFTRKYGEALSKPLHRISTPAINMLLAYHWPGNVRELENCMEHAALVCAGDTIQGQDLPPTLQMPEDGIAPTAKGTLKQRVNLLEREVLVESLKRTNGKLIEVAEELGITDRMVRYKIKNLGIDVKAIIRGA, encoded by the coding sequence ATGGTCCGCGGGAATGAAGAGGCGCACTCGAGGGAACTGGAGGCGCTCTATGCCGTCTCTCAGCTGCTGTCGGCCACCGACATGCAGCGGGAGGCTCTGCGGGAAGTGCTCCGGGTGCTGGAGGAACGCCTGGGCCTGATCCGCGGCACCGTGATGCTTTTGACCATGGGCGACGAAGAGCTCGTGGTGGAGGCCCTGGGGGAGACGGAGGTGAGCGCTGCCCAGTTGGCCACCACCTATCGCAAAGGCGAGGGCATCCAGGGTCATGTCCTGGCCACCGGCCAGTCGGAGATCATCCCCATCATGGCCCGGGAGCCCCGCTTCCAGGACCGCATCCACCGCCGCGGGAAGGGGAAGGACGAGCTGAGCTTCATCTGTGTCCCCATTCAGCTGGGCAGTGAGGTCCTCGGCACCCTCTCGGTGGATGTGCACTCCAGTCCCCGGGTCGATCTCGCCAAGACCGAGAAGTTCCTGAGCATCGTGGCCAGCATGATCGCCGGGGATGTCCAGAAGCGCCGGGTCCTCAGGCTCCAACGGGAGGCGCTCGAGAGCGAGAACCAGCGCCTGAAGGAAGCCCTCATCTGCGACTACCACCCCCAGCACATCGTCGGGAACTCCAAGGAGATGCGCCAGGTCTACCGGCGGATCAAGCAGGTGGCCGCCTCGGAGACCACTGTCCTGATCCGCGGAGAATCCGGCACAGGCAAGGAGCTGGTGGCTTCAGCCCTTCACTACAGTGGCTCCCGCTCCGATGGACCCCTGATCAAGGTGAACTGCGCAGCGCTCAGTGAGAATCTGCTGGAGAGCGAACTCTTCGGGCATGAGAAGGGGGCCTTCACCGGCGCATTCCAGGCCAGGAAGGGTCGCATCGAGGAGGCCGAGGGAGGCACCCTCTTCCTGGATGAGATCGGTGAGTTCTCGCCCATCCTCCAGGTGAAGCTCCTGCGGGTCCTCCAGGAGAGGGAATACGAAAGTGTAGGCAGCAACAGGACACGGAAGGCCAATGTCCGCATCATCGCCGCCACCCATCGGGACCTGGAGGCCGCTGTGGCCGAGGGCAGCTTCCGACGGGACTTCTACTACCGCATCAATGTGTTTCCCATCTACCTGCCCCCCCTCCGGACCCGAAAGAGCGACATCCTGCTCCTGGCCAACCACTTCACCCGGAAGTACGGCGAAGCCCTGAGCAAGCCCCTGCACCGCATCAGCACCCCGGCCATCAACATGCTCCTGGCCTACCACTGGCCCGGGAACGTGCGTGAACTCGAGAATTGCATGGAACATGCCGCCCTGGTCTGTGCCGGGGACACCATCCAGGGCCAGGATCTGCCCCCCACCCTCCAGATGCCCGAGGACGGAATCGCGCCAACCGCCAAGGGCACCCTCAAACAGCGGGTCAACCTGCTGGAGCGAGAGGTCCTGGTGGAGTCCCTGAAGCGAACCAATGGAAAACTCATTGAAGTCGCCGAAGAACTGGGCATCACAGACCGCATGGTCCGCTACAAGATCAAGAATCTCGGCATCGATGTGAAGGCCATCATCCGCGGAGCATAG
- the trpB gene encoding tryptophan synthase subunit beta, which produces MTRTLSQPDERGFFGAFGGRFVPETLKPALDELSRAYAEAKDDPAFQAEFAEALRTYSCHPTPLYHAERLSEYVGAPVYLKREDLNHLGAHKVNNALGQIILAKRMGKKRIIAETGAGQHGVATAAVAARFGLECMVHMGEEDIRRQKLNVRRMELMGATVKPALSGSRTLKDATNEAIRDWVANVETTFYLIGSVVGPHPYPTMVRDFQSCIGLEALSQLQERGIELPTYAVACVGGGSNAMGLFHPLSAHTQIQLIGIEAAGEGVDTERHAATLTKGRPGVLHGAMSYLLQDGDGQVLEAHSISAGLDYPGIGPEHAHFHTSGRARYESATDAEALNAFETLSRLEGIIPAFESSHALAWVLRNKGKLEGPVLLCLSGRGDKDMEEYLLKKEGK; this is translated from the coding sequence ATGACCCGAACCCTCTCCCAACCCGATGAACGGGGCTTCTTCGGCGCCTTCGGCGGACGCTTCGTCCCCGAGACCCTGAAGCCGGCCCTGGATGAACTCTCCAGGGCCTATGCGGAGGCCAAGGATGACCCCGCCTTCCAGGCGGAGTTCGCCGAGGCGCTGCGCACCTACTCCTGCCATCCCACCCCCCTCTACCACGCTGAACGCCTCTCCGAATACGTGGGGGCGCCCGTCTACCTCAAGCGTGAGGACCTGAACCACCTGGGCGCCCACAAGGTGAACAACGCCCTGGGACAGATCATCCTGGCCAAGCGCATGGGCAAGAAGCGGATCATCGCAGAGACCGGTGCAGGTCAGCACGGCGTGGCCACCGCCGCCGTGGCCGCCCGCTTCGGGCTGGAGTGCATGGTCCACATGGGCGAAGAGGACATCCGGCGCCAGAAGCTCAACGTGCGCCGCATGGAGCTCATGGGGGCCACCGTGAAGCCCGCCCTCTCGGGCAGCCGCACCCTGAAGGACGCCACCAATGAGGCGATCCGCGACTGGGTGGCCAACGTGGAGACCACCTTCTACCTCATCGGCAGCGTGGTGGGTCCCCACCCTTACCCCACCATGGTGCGGGACTTCCAGTCCTGCATCGGCCTGGAGGCCCTCAGCCAGCTCCAGGAGCGGGGCATCGAGCTGCCCACTTACGCCGTGGCCTGCGTGGGCGGCGGTTCCAACGCCATGGGCCTCTTCCATCCTCTCTCCGCCCACACCCAGATCCAGCTCATCGGCATCGAGGCTGCCGGAGAGGGCGTGGACACCGAGCGCCACGCCGCCACCCTGACCAAGGGCCGCCCCGGCGTCCTCCACGGCGCCATGAGCTACCTGCTTCAGGATGGCGATGGCCAGGTCCTGGAGGCTCACTCCATCTCCGCCGGACTGGACTACCCCGGCATCGGACCCGAGCACGCCCACTTCCACACCTCCGGACGCGCCCGCTACGAAAGCGCCACGGATGCGGAGGCCCTCAACGCCTTCGAAACCCTGAGCCGCCTGGAGGGCATCATCCCCGCCTTCGAGAGCTCCCATGCCCTGGCCTGGGTGCTCCGCAACAAGGGCAAGCTGGAGGGCCCGGTCCTGCTCTGCCTCTCAGGGCGTGGCGACAAGGATATGGAAGAGTACCTGCTGAAGAAGGAAGGGAAGTAG
- the trpD gene encoding anthranilate phosphoribosyltransferase — MSHHLLHRTVAGDPVTREHAATLLRAFAEGHALPEQLAAALTALRIRGESSEVLIGFTEVLREQYIPVELEGLPAVDIVGTGGDGQHTVNLSTAAAIVVAGAGVPVAKHGNHGVSSKTGSADVLQALGLPLKLSPEAVARCIREVGLGFIYAPGHHPLFAKIGPVRRALGFPTAFNLLGPVCNPAQVKRQVIGAFSPQAMRLLAEVLAALGTERTFVLHTPGPYDEVSLTAPTTVLEVSEGKITEHTFKPEDFGSRTLEPEELTGGEAAANAERIIALLKGQKDGVRQAVCANAACALLVAGKASTLAEGFRMAEASIDSGAAYAKLEALRALTREL, encoded by the coding sequence ATGAGCCACCATCTTCTCCACCGCACCGTTGCCGGTGACCCCGTCACCCGTGAGCACGCCGCCACCCTGCTGCGGGCCTTCGCTGAGGGCCACGCCCTGCCGGAACAGCTGGCCGCCGCCCTCACCGCCCTGCGCATCCGCGGCGAATCCTCAGAGGTGCTCATCGGCTTCACCGAGGTGCTCCGGGAGCAGTACATCCCCGTGGAACTGGAAGGCCTCCCCGCCGTGGACATCGTCGGCACGGGCGGCGACGGTCAGCACACGGTGAACCTCAGCACCGCCGCCGCCATCGTGGTGGCGGGTGCCGGGGTCCCGGTGGCCAAGCACGGCAACCACGGCGTCTCGAGCAAGACCGGCAGCGCCGATGTGCTCCAGGCCCTGGGCCTGCCCCTCAAACTCAGCCCCGAGGCCGTGGCCCGCTGTATCCGTGAGGTGGGCCTCGGCTTCATCTACGCCCCCGGGCACCACCCCCTCTTCGCCAAAATCGGGCCCGTGCGCCGGGCTCTGGGCTTCCCCACCGCCTTCAACCTCCTCGGCCCGGTGTGCAACCCCGCCCAGGTGAAGCGGCAGGTCATCGGCGCCTTCAGCCCCCAGGCCATGCGGCTCCTCGCCGAGGTCCTGGCGGCCCTGGGCACAGAGCGCACCTTTGTGCTCCACACCCCCGGTCCCTACGACGAGGTCAGCCTGACCGCCCCAACCACGGTGCTGGAGGTCTCCGAAGGGAAGATCACCGAGCACACCTTCAAGCCGGAGGACTTCGGCTCCCGCACCCTGGAGCCGGAGGAGCTGACGGGCGGGGAGGCCGCCGCCAACGCCGAGCGCATCATCGCCCTGCTGAAGGGACAGAAGGATGGCGTCCGCCAGGCCGTCTGCGCCAACGCCGCCTGTGCCCTGCTGGTGGCCGGGAAGGCCTCGACCCTGGCCGAGGGCTTCCGCATGGCGGAAGCCTCCATCGACTCCGGCGCCGCCTATGCCAAGCTCGAGGCGCTGCGGGCCCTCACCCGGGAGCTTTGA
- the nifH gene encoding nitrogenase iron protein translates to MRKVAIYGKGGIGKSTTTQNTVAGLAEAGKNVMVVGCDPKADSTRLLLGGLVQNTVLDTLRDEGEDVELDDVLKVGFKGTRCTESGGPEPGVGCAGRGIITSINLLEQLGAYDDDKKLDYVFYDVLGDVVCGGFAMPIRDGKAEEIYIVCSGEMMAMYAANNICKGIMKFAESGTVRLGGLICNSRNVDNEREMIEEFARQLGTQMIHFVPRENQVQRAEINRKTVIEFSPEHPQADEYRTLSQKIDQNQMFVVPTPLPIDSLEKLLIDFGIAN, encoded by the coding sequence ATGAGAAAAGTGGCAATCTACGGTAAGGGTGGCATCGGCAAGTCCACGACGACCCAGAACACCGTCGCCGGCCTCGCTGAAGCGGGCAAGAACGTGATGGTGGTGGGCTGCGACCCCAAGGCCGACTCCACCCGCCTCCTGCTGGGCGGCCTGGTGCAGAACACCGTTCTGGACACCCTGCGTGATGAGGGTGAGGATGTGGAACTCGACGACGTCCTGAAGGTCGGTTTCAAGGGCACCCGCTGCACCGAGTCCGGGGGTCCCGAGCCCGGCGTCGGCTGTGCCGGTCGCGGCATCATCACCAGCATCAACCTGCTTGAGCAGCTGGGCGCGTATGACGACGACAAGAAGCTCGACTACGTGTTCTACGATGTGCTCGGTGACGTGGTGTGCGGCGGTTTCGCCATGCCCATCCGCGACGGCAAGGCCGAGGAGATCTACATCGTGTGCTCCGGCGAGATGATGGCCATGTATGCCGCCAACAACATCTGCAAGGGCATCATGAAGTTCGCCGAGTCCGGCACGGTGCGCCTGGGCGGCCTGATCTGCAACAGCCGCAATGTCGACAACGAGCGCGAGATGATCGAGGAGTTCGCCCGTCAGCTCGGCACCCAGATGATCCACTTCGTGCCCCGCGAGAACCAGGTGCAGCGCGCTGAGATCAACCGCAAGACCGTCATCGAGTTCAGCCCCGAGCACCCCCAGGCTGACGAGTACCGCACTCTGTCCCAGAAGATCGACCAGAACCAGATGTTCGTCGTCCCCACCCCCCTGCCCATCGACTCCCTTGAGAAGCTGCTGATCGATTTCGGCATCGCCAACTAA
- a CDS encoding bifunctional 3-(3-hydroxy-phenyl)propionate/3-hydroxycinnamic acid hydroxylase: MSNTPLEAADIVVVGLGPAGLLSCLQMGQKGYHVIALDRWPRPYPLPRGVTMDHEVARILAGLGINVDLDPAFEFHDDHYYWLNGGEETLLDIDWFSKADDGWRNTYWFNQPDLEERLRGILASLPNVEIRPGMEVVGLEQDGEGVTVRFREVEAEQGRTRPKEGGVSGEIRARFALGADGANSFLRQSVGYEYVDLEFYHDWVVVDVSPTEMPTYRSPHYQLCDPVRPTSVVPGGPRRRRWEFMVLPGEDPQVMASPEQVWRLLEPYGMNPGNAHLDRAVAWRFQGKYLERWRAGRVLLMGDAAHLMPPFMGEGMCAALRDVNNLAWRLDLVLKGLAAFPLLDEWSDERREHVKYYINFSIELGRVICVTDAQEAAERDARMKAEHAERAKIGPIQPHRAVLGQGTWNGNDPLAGRPSIQGEVAYLGRTGRFDDVVGRGWCLLSRVEAGSPLTESQQESFRRIGGQVLTMGSRGSGAQVIDLGGTYAGWMAKHGVSHLLVRPDAFVAATADSGYQLRAVFDQLMTKITAE, from the coding sequence ATGTCGAATACACCCCTTGAAGCTGCTGACATCGTGGTCGTCGGGCTCGGCCCGGCTGGCCTGCTCTCCTGCCTGCAAATGGGGCAGAAGGGCTACCATGTCATCGCTCTGGACCGCTGGCCCAGACCCTATCCGCTGCCCCGGGGCGTGACCATGGACCATGAGGTGGCCCGCATCCTGGCCGGTCTCGGGATCAATGTCGACCTGGATCCGGCCTTCGAGTTTCATGATGACCACTACTACTGGCTCAACGGAGGAGAGGAGACCCTGCTGGACATCGACTGGTTCTCCAAGGCCGATGACGGCTGGCGGAACACTTACTGGTTCAACCAGCCGGACCTCGAAGAGCGCCTTCGCGGGATCCTGGCCTCCCTGCCCAATGTCGAGATCCGTCCCGGCATGGAAGTCGTCGGACTCGAACAAGATGGGGAAGGGGTCACCGTGCGTTTCCGGGAGGTGGAAGCGGAGCAGGGCAGGACCAGACCCAAGGAAGGCGGGGTCAGTGGTGAGATCCGTGCCCGTTTCGCTCTGGGGGCTGACGGTGCGAACAGTTTCCTGCGCCAGTCGGTGGGGTATGAATACGTGGATCTGGAGTTCTACCATGACTGGGTGGTGGTGGATGTGAGCCCCACGGAGATGCCGACCTACCGTTCCCCCCACTACCAGCTCTGCGATCCCGTGCGTCCCACCAGCGTCGTGCCCGGCGGTCCCCGACGGCGGCGCTGGGAGTTCATGGTCCTGCCCGGTGAGGATCCCCAGGTCATGGCCAGTCCTGAGCAGGTGTGGCGCCTGCTTGAGCCCTATGGGATGAATCCGGGCAATGCCCACCTGGACCGCGCCGTGGCCTGGCGCTTCCAGGGCAAATACCTGGAGCGCTGGAGGGCCGGTCGGGTCCTGCTCATGGGGGATGCCGCCCACCTCATGCCGCCCTTCATGGGCGAGGGGATGTGTGCTGCCCTCCGGGATGTGAACAACTTGGCCTGGCGTCTGGACTTGGTTCTCAAGGGGCTGGCTGCCTTCCCCCTGTTGGATGAGTGGTCCGATGAACGACGGGAACATGTCAAGTACTACATCAACTTCTCCATCGAGCTGGGCCGGGTCATCTGCGTCACCGATGCCCAGGAGGCCGCCGAGCGGGATGCCCGGATGAAGGCGGAGCATGCCGAGCGAGCCAAGATCGGTCCCATCCAGCCCCATCGTGCCGTCCTGGGGCAGGGGACCTGGAATGGCAACGATCCGCTGGCGGGTCGCCCCAGCATCCAGGGAGAGGTGGCCTACCTGGGGCGTACCGGCCGCTTTGATGATGTGGTGGGGCGGGGCTGGTGCCTCCTTTCCCGGGTGGAGGCTGGCAGTCCCCTCACAGAGTCCCAGCAGGAGAGCTTCCGCCGCATCGGCGGGCAGGTCCTCACCATGGGTTCCCGTGGTTCCGGCGCCCAGGTGATCGATCTGGGCGGCACCTATGCCGGTTGGATGGCCAAGCACGGCGTCTCCCACCTGCTGGTCCGGCCCGACGCCTTCGTCGCCGCCACCGCCGACTCCGGGTATCAGCTCCGGGCGGTCTTCGACCAACTCATGACCAAGATCACGGCGGAGTGA
- a CDS encoding indole-3-glycerol phosphate synthase TrpC, with protein MGFLTDHNAYRRAETAQRRLRTPESALRERIAQCEPCRDFAGALLAAPAPGIIAEVKFRSPSKGSLRPAKDVEFVAESYEQAGASCLSVLVDARHFDGDWAFLGRARRACSLPLLAKGFFCDPYDLLEARASGADAALLIARSLSRPELETMLASARELGLQTLLELHDEEDLKKAEGLQVDLVGINHRDLDTLVMDMDLSRRMAERMPSARVRVSESGLDSPEDLKRMVGLGYQAVLMGTRFMSRPEPGLELARLLEQVRAAR; from the coding sequence ATGGGCTTTCTGACCGACCACAACGCCTACCGCCGCGCCGAGACCGCCCAGCGCCGCCTCCGGACCCCCGAGAGCGCCCTCCGGGAGCGCATCGCCCAGTGTGAGCCCTGCCGGGACTTCGCCGGGGCCCTCCTGGCCGCCCCCGCCCCCGGCATCATCGCGGAGGTCAAGTTCCGCTCTCCCTCCAAGGGCAGCCTGCGCCCTGCGAAGGATGTGGAGTTCGTGGCGGAGAGCTATGAGCAGGCCGGGGCCTCCTGCCTCTCGGTGCTGGTGGATGCCCGCCACTTCGATGGCGACTGGGCCTTCCTGGGCCGCGCCCGCAGGGCCTGCAGCCTGCCCCTCCTGGCCAAGGGCTTCTTCTGCGATCCCTACGACCTGCTCGAGGCCAGGGCCAGCGGCGCCGACGCCGCGCTGCTCATCGCCCGCTCCCTGAGCCGCCCTGAGCTTGAGACCATGCTGGCCAGCGCCCGGGAGCTGGGGCTCCAGACCCTCCTGGAGCTGCACGACGAGGAGGACCTGAAGAAGGCCGAAGGGCTGCAGGTGGACCTCGTTGGGATCAACCACCGGGACCTGGACACCCTGGTCATGGACATGGATCTGAGCCGCCGCATGGCCGAGCGCATGCCCTCGGCCCGGGTGCGGGTCTCCGAGAGCGGCCTGGACTCCCCCGAGGACCTGAAGCGCATGGTGGGCCTGGGCTACCAGGCGGTGCTCATGGGCACCCGCTTCATGTCCCGCCCCGAGCCCGGTCTGGAGCTGGCCAGGCTCCTGGAGCAGGTCCGTGCCGCCCGTTAA
- a CDS encoding phosphoribosylanthranilate isomerase: protein MPPVKVCGLTRLEDARLAWELGASALGFIFHPTSPRAVTVSRVAQIRRGLPPEAVTVGVFVDWDPEAVNEAVRAAGLSFAQLHGHESPAMAARVQAPVIKVIRAKEALETDTLEAYRRAAFLLDAAHPTLHGGTGLKADWSLARELAARHPLILAGGIGPGNAREAWEAVRPSALDLASGVEASPGIKDPAKLKALFQELSGLRSEHPVPGFRN from the coding sequence GTGCCGCCCGTTAAGGTCTGCGGGCTCACCCGCCTGGAGGATGCCCGCCTGGCCTGGGAGCTGGGGGCTTCGGCCCTGGGCTTCATCTTCCACCCCACCAGCCCCCGGGCCGTCACGGTGAGCCGAGTCGCCCAAATCCGCCGGGGCCTGCCCCCGGAGGCCGTCACCGTGGGCGTCTTCGTGGACTGGGACCCCGAGGCCGTCAACGAGGCTGTCCGGGCTGCCGGGCTCAGCTTCGCCCAGCTCCACGGTCACGAAAGCCCGGCCATGGCCGCCCGAGTCCAGGCCCCCGTCATCAAGGTCATCCGGGCAAAGGAGGCGCTGGAGACGGACACCCTGGAGGCCTACCGGAGGGCCGCCTTCCTCCTGGACGCCGCCCATCCGACCCTCCATGGCGGCACCGGTCTCAAGGCCGACTGGAGCCTGGCCCGGGAACTGGCTGCGCGTCATCCCCTGATCCTCGCCGGCGGTATCGGACCCGGCAACGCCCGGGAGGCCTGGGAGGCCGTACGGCCCTCCGCCCTGGACCTCGCCAGTGGCGTGGAGGCCTCGCCGGGGATCAAGGACCCAGCCAAACTGAAGGCGCTGTTCCAGGAACTGAGCGGGCTCCGATCTGAGCACCCCGTACCCGGCTTCCGGAACTAA